The Oscillospiraceae bacterium genome contains a region encoding:
- the leuC gene encoding 3-isopropylmalate dehydratase large subunit: MGMTMTQKILAAHAGLAKVEAGQLIRARLDQVLGNDITTPVAINEFEKAGFNKVFDNARINIVLDHFVPNKDIKSAQQSKQCREFANKYDILNFFDVGRMGIEHALLPEQGIVTAGDCIIGADSHTCTYGALGAFSTGVGSTDMAAGMAAGTCWFKVPAAIRFVLNGRFSPAVSGKDLILHIIGRIGVDGALYKSMEFTGPGVGSLSMDDRLCVCNMAIEAGAKNGIFPVDDVTIGYMTGRSRRPWAVYEADPDAEYEQTIEIDLAALEPTVAYPHLPENTHTAAEAQAQRIPVDQVVIGSCTNGRLEDMEAAWQLLRGKKIASGVRGIIIPGTMAVYKECIRRGWAEAFIDAGCIVSTPTCGPCLGGYMGILAEGERCVSTTNRNFVGRMGHTGSEVYLASPATAAASALTGFITDPRTV; this comes from the coding sequence AAATCCTGGCCGCCCACGCGGGGCTGGCCAAGGTGGAGGCCGGGCAGCTGATCCGCGCAAGGCTGGATCAGGTGCTGGGCAACGACATCACCACACCGGTGGCGATCAACGAATTCGAAAAGGCGGGCTTTAATAAGGTGTTCGACAACGCCCGCATCAACATTGTGCTGGATCACTTTGTGCCCAACAAGGACATCAAGAGCGCCCAGCAGTCCAAGCAGTGCCGGGAGTTCGCAAACAAATACGACATCCTGAATTTCTTCGACGTGGGCCGCATGGGCATCGAGCACGCGCTGCTGCCGGAGCAGGGCATCGTGACCGCCGGCGACTGCATCATCGGGGCCGACAGCCACACCTGCACCTACGGCGCGCTGGGCGCCTTTTCCACCGGCGTCGGCAGCACCGACATGGCCGCCGGCATGGCCGCCGGCACCTGCTGGTTCAAGGTGCCCGCCGCCATCCGCTTTGTGCTGAACGGGCGCTTTTCGCCCGCGGTGAGCGGCAAGGATCTGATCCTGCACATCATCGGCCGCATCGGGGTGGACGGGGCGCTCTACAAAAGCATGGAGTTCACCGGCCCCGGCGTGGGCAGCCTTTCCATGGACGACCGGCTGTGCGTGTGCAACATGGCCATCGAGGCGGGGGCCAAAAACGGCATTTTCCCGGTGGACGACGTCACGATTGGCTACATGACCGGCCGCAGCCGGCGGCCCTGGGCCGTCTACGAGGCCGATCCGGACGCGGAGTACGAACAGACCATCGAGATCGACCTTGCGGCGCTGGAACCCACGGTGGCTTACCCCCACCTGCCCGAGAACACCCACACCGCCGCCGAGGCCCAGGCGCAGCGCATCCCGGTGGACCAGGTGGTTATCGGCAGCTGCACCAACGGCCGCCTGGAAGATATGGAGGCCGCCTGGCAGCTGCTGCGGGGCAAAAAAATCGCCAGCGGGGTGCGGGGCATCATCATCCCCGGCACCATGGCGGTGTATAAGGAGTGCATCCGGCGCGGCTGGGCCGAGGCGTTTATCGACGCGGGCTGCATCGTTTCCACCCCCACCTGCGGGCCATGCCTCGGCGGATACATGGGTATTTTGGCCGAGGGCGAGCGCTGTGTTTCCACCACCAACCGCAACTTTGTGGGCCGCATGGGCCACACCGGCAGCGAGGTGTACCTTGCCAGCCCCGCCACGGCGGCGGCCAGCGCCCTGACCGGCTTCATCACCGACCCGCGCACCGTCTGA